The genome window TGCATATTACTCGCGCGGGCTGGCCCGATTGCAGACCGGCGATCCGAATGGCGCATTGAAGGATTTCAACAAAGTCGTCGAGATTAGTCCCAAGCGGGCCGACGCCTATTTCCAGATCGGCCGGTTGTTTTTCGCCGGTGGGCAAACCGATCCCGCGCTTGCCAACTTAAGCCATGCCGTCGAGTTGGATCCCCATCTGGCCGAAGCTTACGTCGATCTCGGCACGATCCAGCAAGCGCTCGGGCTGTCCACCGAGGCAAAGGCGAATTTCGACAAGGCGATCGCTACGGATGCCAACTGTGTGTCGGCCTTTGTCGGCCGGGGGTCGCTCGAGCGCGCCGGCGGCGATTCGCCGGCAGCGATGTCCGACTTCAACAAGGCCATCGATTTGGATCCGAAAAATGCCGTCGGCTTCTGCCAGCGCGGACAGCTTTACGATGAGCAGCAAAAATTCCAGCGTGCTATCGACGATTTCGATAGCGCGTTGAAAGCCGACGATAAGTTTGCCGCCGCCTATGCCGACCGCGGCTTGGTTCGGTTGAACGAGCCGGAGCCCGATTTCAAAGGGGCCATCGCCGACTTCGATCAGGCCCTCAAGCTCGATCCTAAATTGGCCGTGGCCTACGACGGTCGCGGCTACTCCCGCTTCAAAAACACCGGCGAGGTGCAGCCGGTGCGGGCCGACTACGACAAAGCCATCGAACTCGATCCGAAACTGGCCTCGGCCTACAACCACCGCGGCAATCTCTATCACGATCTGGGTGCCGCCTATCGCAATGCCGATCTCGAAAGGATGGCGATCGCCGACTACGACAAAGCGATCAAGATCGACGACGGATCGGCCGACGCCCGCGCCACGCAACTCTACTCGACCTATTCCAACCGCGGTTTGGCCAAGTACGAATTGCACGACTACGACGGGGCGATTGCCGACTACACGCTTGCCATCAAACATATGCCGAACCAATTCGGCATCTTCTTCAACCGGGCCATGGCCTACCGCGACAAGGGCGACTACACCGCCGCGCTTGCGGATTTCGATCGCGTCGTACGACTGAATTCAACGATGGCCGAGGCGTATGCAAATCGGGGCGAGACGCTCGTAAAGGCACACAAGTCGGAAGCAGCCATCGCCGATTTTTCCCGCGCCGTCGAACTCAATCCGAAAATGGTCAACGCCTTCATGGATCGCGGCCAAGCGCATGCGTCCCGGCATGAATGGCAACCGGCTAACGAAGATTTTTCGCAAGCGATCAAATTGGCCCCCCGAGCCGCGCAGGCGTATATGAATCGCGGCCTGGTGCGCATTCTGCAGATGCAAGATGTCGAAGCTCAACAGGATTTCGACACCGCACTAAAACTCGATCCGCAGCTCAAGCCCAATCTCGACCGCCGCGCTGCCGCAGCCCATGCCCAACTCGCAAAACGAATTGCCGACCAGCACGCCAAAGCGGCAGGCATCCCGCCAAGAGCCAGCGGGAAATAGCAATGTCTGTCAGCGGCCTTCCTCGCTGACGCTTCGGGCTAGTGTTGGCGACACAAGCCCGAAGCGTTAGCGAGGATGAACGCCGCTGGACCGTCCACCCCCGCCGCCGCTCAAGCGTATGCCAACCGCAACCGCCTTTTGCCAGTGTTGAACCGCTGCATGATGAACGACGGCGATGAACGACGGCGGCGAGCGTTCGGCGATGCAAACCCAAACAACGCTCGCACTGGCAGACTGCGCTTGCCAGTGGCACACGGGCCCCGCAAGAAATGGCGGCATCTGTCAGCGGCCTTCCTCGCTGACGCTTCGGGCTTGTGTTGGCGAAATGCGACGACAGCAGCGTTAGATTCCCAAGAATTCTTCCGCCGCTTCGCGCATTGCGGTCGTGTCGCAATCGAGGCCGGTCCAGATTCGAAATCCGATCGCGGCCTGATTGATCAGCATCCCCAGGCCGTCGAGCGTCTGGCAGCCTTGCTGGGCCGCTTCGCGCAATAGCCGCGTGTTGGGCGGACTCACCACGACGTCGGCCACGATCAGCCCCGGCCGTAGCGAATCGAGTGCGACCGGCACTCGGGCTTGCGCATCGCCCATGCCGATCGAGGTGGCATTGATGAGCACTTCGATTTCGCTGGGAAGCGAAAAATCTCCGTGCCAGGCAACATACCGCGCGGGCACGCGCACCTGCTCGGAAACGAGCGAGGCCAGTTGCTCGCCGCGGCCGGGATCGCGATTGACGACCAGAATCTGAGCGGCTCCGGCAATCGCTAATTCGACGGCGATGGCCCGGGCTGCTCCGCCGGCCCCCAAGAGGGCAAACCGCCGGCCGGCGGGATCGATCCGTGAGCGGAGGCTCTGCAAAAAACCTTTGCCGTCGGTGTTGTCGCCGACCAGGCGATGGTCTTGCCGCCACCAGCAATTCACCGCTCCCATAAGCCGGGCCGCTTCGGTGAGTTGGTCCAGAAGCGGCAGCACGGCCACCTTGTGCGGCATGGTGAAATTGCCGCCGCGAAAGCCCATCGACCGCATGCCGCGTACGGCTTCGGCGAGGTTCTCAGGCGCGACTTCGAGCGTCAGATAGCGCCAATCCAGCCCGAGCCGGGAAAACGCCCGTTCGACCATGTATTGCGTCGGGTTTCCCGCGACGGGATAGCCCAGCAGGGCGACAATTTCCTGGAGTGGGCTGTGCATGGCCGTATCTTGGCCGAGAGCGGGGGCGTTTGCAATGGCGGGCTAGCATGGCAACACAAGCCCGAAGCGTTAGCGAGGATGAACGCCGCTGGCCCGTCCATCCCCGCCGCCGCTTGCCGATGCCATGGCCGATGCCATGGTCGATGCCATGGCCGATGCCATGGTCGACAAAATCGATATGGGAACGTCTGTCAGCGGCCTTCCTCGCTGACGCTTCGGGCTAGTGTTGGCGACACAAGCCCGAAGCGTCTGGCTGTTCGATTTGTGGAGCGGTTAGAATGACGCCTATGAACCAATCGCCGTTCGATCTTCCGACACAATTGCTGCCGACCGCGCAACAGCCGGGCCAGTCCCCACGCCGCCCCGAGGAGATGTCGAGCGGGATGCTGCTTGGGTTTGCCATTGCGATTGTTGTCGTGGTGGTCGGCGTGGCGATGTTCGCATTAAGCGCAGGTCGGTTTCGGATGCCTCCCCTTCTCGAAACGACGTTTGTCGCATGGTTGAGCGCCGGCTTGGGGCTGCTGACTGTTTGGCTCGGATTAGGCGGTGGGCGAATCTACGTTCGGCTACTGGTGGTCGGCATCGTGCTTTCGTTGGCGTTTCTCTTCTTGAGCCAGGGACACTGGGAGGCAAGCGTATTTGCCGACCTGTCACTATTCGTCGTCGCTACCGCGATGCCGTTTGGTGCGATGTATATCTTCGGCCTCCGTTTGACCAATACAGCAGGTACCCGGAAGCCGGTGGATGGCGACGTTGAATCTCGCCTCAACCAGTTTTCGCTACGCCAATTGTTTGGCTGGATAGGGGCCTGCGCGCTCGTGGCCGGCGTCGCGCGGTTTGCGAACGTCGAGTGGCGGGATTGGGCTAGCTTTACTGTTTTTGGCGGTGCGTTTTCTTTGGTCGCCGTCGGAGCAAGCCTGGCTGCTCTGTTGCCGGGCCGAAGTGAGACGGTCCTTCTGCGACTTTTTCTGCTCGGCGTTTCGACGATTGCCGTTGTGGGTGGATTCGCGATTCTGGAACTTGGCCGATTCGCAAACGTCGGAGACGTTATGTACATCGCATTCATGGGGCTGGAACACACCGCCTTGATAACCATCGCGCTGCTGCTCTACCGCCGAATCGGCTACCGGCTCGAGCGCCAACGCAGCACTGGCAGACTGCGCTTGCCGGTGGCACACGAAGCAGTGGCACACGACGCAGTGGCACACGACGCAACTACACCACGCGATTAGTCATTCGTGCTTCGTCATTCGTCATTCTTTCGACATTCGTGCTTCGTCATTCGTCATTTCCCTCGGGCGTCCAGAGATTGCCGGACGGCGACGCGGCGGTCTGTCCGACACGACGGGCTTTGATGCGCACGTACGGGGCGACGTATTGGCTGCGATGACCGAATGTTGCTTGTGCCGCTTTCGCTTCGGCGTGCAGCGGCTCCAAGAGGTCTTCGATCACGAAGCCCGCGCGGCATAGGCCGCCCAATAGTTCTTCCCAGCGGTGCAGGAATTCGAGCGTGCCCGGCTCGCGGTGCGGGCTTCCTTCCACCGGCGGCAGCGGGCCGGTGCGGTAATATGGCTCGATCAATTCATAACCGGTGGGCGATGGGCGGATGTCGGCCTGCAAGCTGGCCGGCTGCTTGTGTTGGCTGATATACAATCTGCCGCCGATCGTAACGCGAGCCACCTCGCGGTATACGGCCAGCACATCCGGCACATAGCATGTGCTCACCGGATGCACGACAAGATCGAAGCTGGCCGGCGCGAACATGCTCAAATCATCCATCGACGCTTCAACGGTGCGGATTGCCAAGTTTCTTTCGGCGGCGACCTGCCGATCGAGGGCCAGCATTTCCGGGCTGAGATCGACCACCGTCACCGTCGCGCCGAGCGCGGCATAGAGCGCGGCCTGCTTGCCGCCGCCGGCCGCGAGGCAAAGCACGCGCAGGCCCGCGACGCCGCCGTCGAGCCATCCGGCGCCGTCGACCGCCGCAAACGGGTTGGCGAAATCGGCATCGTCGACCGGCCGCGTAAAACGTTGGCGGCGGCGGACCAAGGCGTCCCAAGCACGGCGGTTGTGGTCGTGAGGCATGGATAGGGGGAGGGGCGAGGGGCGACGGGCGAGGGACGAGGGGCGAGGAAGAAGCGGCAGCACGCGCGAAACCGCAAGCGAGTGGTTGGCTGACTAGCGAGCGCGGAGTTCTGCCGTCTGTTCGCTCGCCCGTCGCCCCTCGCCCCTCGCCCCTAATTCTCCGATTGAGGCGCGGATTTCGGCGGTCGTCGATTCCGGCGGCAGCGGCTTGCCAATTCGCACGAGGGCCCGCTCGCGGCCGGCGGGGTGTGTCGACGGGTCGTCCCAAAGCGGATCGCAAAAAACCGGCAGCACGGTCGAGGGAATTCGCGCCTGAAGGCTCTCATACAGATCGTCGGCCGAGCCAGCCTGCGTGGCCGAAATCGGGCCGGCAAAGGCGTGTTGCGAAATCGGTCCATCGAGCGTCATGGCAACGAGGTACCCCGCGACGAGCGTGTCGACGCCGGCCCCCACGAGCTGGTGCCAATCCGCCTCGGACGCAGCCTCCGGCGTGGAAACGAGCAAGCCTAACCGCCGGGCGAGCGATTCCAACCGTGCGATTCCAGGAAGGATCGCGCCGGCCGGAGGCTCCGGTCGCAAATAGCAGGCCCGCCGATCGATGGCCGACATGACGTAGATCCATGCGTCGGTTTCGTGGCAATTGGTGGCCAGAATCACGTGCCCCTCGCCCGGCACATTCGCCAATCCGACGGTGTGCAAATGCCGCCGCCGCGGAAGCTGGAACCAGGAGATGGTTCGCAGTAAAAAGTCGGGCCGTTGCCGGCACAGCAGATAGAGGATGGCAAGCGTAATCAAGCTCGCCGCCAGGAAAAGCATCCGCGGAATCTGCGTCGCCTGCTGAAGCTGCAAGACGAAATCGTGAAGCTTGCCGGGCGATTGCGCGACATCGTCGGCCGTCAGATTCATGCCAAAAATCTTCTGCAAGCCGAACGTGATGAAATAGAACACCCCGACCGCGACCAGCCCGCCGGTGACATTCAAGAAATTGCTCAGGGCGACGAGGTTTCCCTTGCTTTCCTTCGGCGCGCGATGCTGCAACAGCGTGTAGAGCGGAACGATATAAAGCCCCGCCCCCATGCCGACGGCCACCAAGATGCCGCGCGTGATCCACTTTGCCGCATGCGGAAACAGCGCCGTTCCGGTGATGTAGGCCAGTAGCCCCGTGAACAGCACGATCAGGATCGCCCCGAACGGCACGAGCCCCAACTCGATGCGATCGCCCGAGATCATGCCGGCAGTTCCGCAGCCGATGCCGACCCCCAGCGCGATGAAGGCGATCATGATCGCGACGAGGAATTCGGCGTTTCGGGCTTCGATCGGCTGATTGGCCATCGTCGGCTGCGCGGCCGACACGCTTGGCTGGCCGTTGGCTAGGTCGTCGAGCGACACGTCGTCGGCGAAGGAATCGCCGGGCGAAACTCGGCCGGAAGTCAGTTCGTCGAGCAATTCTTCGTCCCAATCGGGCAAGGGCGTGATGCCCGAACGTGCGGACGGGCTCGAACCGCTGCCCGAGTGGTCGGCCCGTTGCGCCGCCACGGTTTGGCGGTAGGTGGTTTGATAATCGAGATAATCCTTGTTCGTTTCGCCTTGAAAGATGAGGATCAGGCGGAAGAAGAGCGTCATGAACGTGAAAAACGCGATGCCGATCGTGGCCAGCACCAGCGGCCGCGAGCGGCGCAAGACGCGCAGATTGTCGCGCACCGGAATCCAGGGATTCCATTCCATCTTGCGGTTCGGATCGGCCGCCGGCAGCCGCGGCATCAACAGCGCCCCGACGGCCCCGAGCAAGGCCAGGCCCAACAGAGACAGCCCCAGAATCCATTCCTGTCCGAGCACCAAAACGCCGCTTTGCGGATCGTAGGTGGAATGGCATTTGATATACACCATCCCGCCGAACACCGTGCCGAGGATATTGCCGGTGAAGCTGCTCCCTTCCAAAATTCCGTTGCCGCGGGAGAGCACCGAGGGGTGCAGAATCTCGGGCATGACGCCGTATTTGGCGGGGATGAAAAACGTGCTGTGCGTTCCCATCAGAAACACGGCGCCGATGAGCATTGCCGCGCTCCAGGAAATCGTCGCAATACTTGCTCCGGCGACGTGCGGCAGCAGAAAGCCGGCAAACACCAGGCCCATGATGCCCACTTCGGCGATCTTCCAGAAGACGATCGTCGTGCGTTTGCTGTATTTGTCAGCCAGCACGCCGGCGAGCGGCGAAAATAGCAAGAAGGGAGCGATGAAGCATGAAGTGACAATCACCGCCAGCAGCTTCACGTCGAGATGCCGCAGGCCCACGTAGCGGACCAACATGTCCACGGCATAGAAGAATGCGACGTAGTGGATCGCCTGATCGTTGAAGCAGGCCAGGAATTGCGCCACGAGCAATCCCACGTAGCTGCGCGATTGGAGCGTGCCTGTGGAAGTGTCGGACGGCATGGATCAAGACCGGTCGGGCGCCGGCGGCGAACGGAGTTTGGCGGGGGTGTGGCCGGCCGGCAATCGCGAATCGAGCGATTCAGGGGTCTCGCCAGCCAAACGGCAATCGCCAGTCCTCAATTCTACGCCATCGCCGCCGCCGCGCCGATGGGCGCATCGGAGGAGCAACCGCGCGAACGAACGCCGGTCCGAGCCCACAGCGCTAGCAAGGAAGTACGGATTATCAATCCTTGCTGGCGTTGCAGGCTCGGCTGCGACGGAAAGAACTCCGCCACGGTTTGCGCTCGACGCGCGAAACTGCAAGCGAGCCAAGGCGCGGTCACGAAAAATCCACGGGCCGATATTGCGGAACCGGCAGTCGCGAGCGTGCGGCCTTCCGTCACGCTGTCTGGTTCATTTCCGGATTTTCGCGCTTCGATTGCCAGACGGCCCAGATCAAGCCGATCGCACACACGGCGACGGCGCCCCAAAACAAGGTGTCGTGCGGTTTGAAAGAGACCGGCAGCACAAGCCCGAGGTTGCCAAGCTTGTCCAAAAGCCGCCCGTCGTAGGGCAAAATCAGCCCGATGATGAGCAGGCTGACCATGTTCATCACTTTGATGAGCGGGTTGATGGCCGGGCCGGCGGTGTCTTTCAGCGGATCGCCGACCGTGTCGCCGGTGACAGACGCTTTGTGTTTTTCGCTGCCCTTGCCGGTGTTGTTTTCCAGGCTGCGCGGCTCGTCTTCGACGGTTTTCTTGGCGTTGTCCCAAGCACCGCCGGCGTTGGCCATGAACACGGCCAGCAATTGGCCCGTAACGATCATGCCCCCCAAGAACCCGGCCAAGGCCACGACTCCCAGGCAGAAGCCGACCAAGATCGGCACGAACAACGCCAATAGCGCCGGGCCGACCAATTCTTTCTGTGCCTCGCCGGTGCAGATGGCTACCACGCGGCCGTAATCCGGCTTTTTGGTGCCGGCCCAAATCGCCTTATCGCGGAACTGGATGCGGCATTCCTTGACGATCAAGAATGCGGCCCGGCCGACGGCACGAATCGTCATCGAGCTGAACAAGAACGGCACGGCGCCGCCGATCAACAGGCCGATGAACAACCGCGGATCGGAGAGCGTCAATTGGTTCGCGATGATTGAATAAACGCCTTCGCTGATCTGTTCGGTTTCTCCCTTACCGCCGGAGCCGACGGAAACGATAAAGCTATTGAACAGCGACACGGCTGCGATCA of Pirellulales bacterium contains these proteins:
- a CDS encoding class I SAM-dependent methyltransferase; translation: MPHDHNRRAWDALVRRRQRFTRPVDDADFANPFAAVDGAGWLDGGVAGLRVLCLAAGGGKQAALYAALGATVTVVDLSPEMLALDRQVAAERNLAIRTVEASMDDLSMFAPASFDLVVHPVSTCYVPDVLAVYREVARVTIGGRLYISQHKQPASLQADIRPSPTGYELIEPYYRTGPLPPVEGSPHREPGTLEFLHRWEELLGGLCRAGFVIEDLLEPLHAEAKAAQATFGHRSQYVAPYVRIKARRVGQTAASPSGNLWTPEGNDE
- a CDS encoding shikimate dehydrogenase — protein: MHSPLQEIVALLGYPVAGNPTQYMVERAFSRLGLDWRYLTLEVAPENLAEAVRGMRSMGFRGGNFTMPHKVAVLPLLDQLTEAARLMGAVNCWWRQDHRLVGDNTDGKGFLQSLRSRIDPAGRRFALLGAGGAARAIAVELAIAGAAQILVVNRDPGRGEQLASLVSEQVRVPARYVAWHGDFSLPSEIEVLINATSIGMGDAQARVPVALDSLRPGLIVADVVVSPPNTRLLREAAQQGCQTLDGLGMLINQAAIGFRIWTGLDCDTTAMREAAEEFLGI
- a CDS encoding tetratricopeptide repeat protein — protein: MRLRGGLAIFFAIASILAGCSHAPTGEAPKPPDATTFYAAGKELLNQHHPDKAIPQFDKAIEINLSYADAYYSRGLARLQTGDPNGALKDFNKVVEISPKRADAYFQIGRLFFAGGQTDPALANLSHAVELDPHLAEAYVDLGTIQQALGLSTEAKANFDKAIATDANCVSAFVGRGSLERAGGDSPAAMSDFNKAIDLDPKNAVGFCQRGQLYDEQQKFQRAIDDFDSALKADDKFAAAYADRGLVRLNEPEPDFKGAIADFDQALKLDPKLAVAYDGRGYSRFKNTGEVQPVRADYDKAIELDPKLASAYNHRGNLYHDLGAAYRNADLERMAIADYDKAIKIDDGSADARATQLYSTYSNRGLAKYELHDYDGAIADYTLAIKHMPNQFGIFFNRAMAYRDKGDYTAALADFDRVVRLNSTMAEAYANRGETLVKAHKSEAAIADFSRAVELNPKMVNAFMDRGQAHASRHEWQPANEDFSQAIKLAPRAAQAYMNRGLVRILQMQDVEAQQDFDTALKLDPQLKPNLDRRAAAAHAQLAKRIADQHAKAAGIPPRASGK
- a CDS encoding MFS transporter encodes the protein MPSDTSTGTLQSRSYVGLLVAQFLACFNDQAIHYVAFFYAVDMLVRYVGLRHLDVKLLAVIVTSCFIAPFLLFSPLAGVLADKYSKRTTIVFWKIAEVGIMGLVFAGFLLPHVAGASIATISWSAAMLIGAVFLMGTHSTFFIPAKYGVMPEILHPSVLSRGNGILEGSSFTGNILGTVFGGMVYIKCHSTYDPQSGVLVLGQEWILGLSLLGLALLGAVGALLMPRLPAADPNRKMEWNPWIPVRDNLRVLRRSRPLVLATIGIAFFTFMTLFFRLILIFQGETNKDYLDYQTTYRQTVAAQRADHSGSGSSPSARSGITPLPDWDEELLDELTSGRVSPGDSFADDVSLDDLANGQPSVSAAQPTMANQPIEARNAEFLVAIMIAFIALGVGIGCGTAGMISGDRIELGLVPFGAILIVLFTGLLAYITGTALFPHAAKWITRGILVAVGMGAGLYIVPLYTLLQHRAPKESKGNLVALSNFLNVTGGLVAVGVFYFITFGLQKIFGMNLTADDVAQSPGKLHDFVLQLQQATQIPRMLFLAASLITLAILYLLCRQRPDFLLRTISWFQLPRRRHLHTVGLANVPGEGHVILATNCHETDAWIYVMSAIDRRACYLRPEPPAGAILPGIARLESLARRLGLLVSTPEAASEADWHQLVGAGVDTLVAGYLVAMTLDGPISQHAFAGPISATQAGSADDLYESLQARIPSTVLPVFCDPLWDDPSTHPAGRERALVRIGKPLPPESTTAEIRASIGELGARGEGRRASEQTAELRAR